ACGGTGCCAGTCGTCACACCGAGTGCGGCCGCGGCCTCGTCACGGGTTTGCCCTTCGAGGTAACAGAGCAATAACGGCAGGCGGTACTTGTCGGAGAGTCGATCGAGTTCCGTGTGAAGTAGGTCACACGTCTCCTGCCAACCCGGTTCCGGGAGTGGTGCCGAGTTACCCGGATCGGCATTCCCCAACGACACCGGCCGCCGACGATTTCGCGCCCGAAGTCTTACCGCGACCCGGTGGGCCACCCCGTACAGCCACGGCCCGAGTCCGGGCTCCCAGTCCGTGCGTCCGGCTCGCCGAACAAGAATGAGGAAAGTGGCCTGGGTCGCGTCGTCGATGTCGCCCGGATCGACCAACACCCGGACAATTGCCGAGCGAACGAGGCGGGCGTGGCGGGCGACGAGGGTCTCGAACGCCGTCTCGTCGCGGACGTCCGAGAACCGCCCGAGTAACTCTCGGTCGGTCATCCGGGCGTACCCGTCCGGGTCGGCAAATCGGCGAACGAATCCGATAACCCCGCGAGCCGCCATCCCGTGCCCCCTCGCCCCGCGAGCCGCTGACATGTGTAATGCAGGCACACGCCTTTCGGTGCGCGATTTTTCTTAGGTTGGGCCGAAATATCCAGACACCGCGTTTTGCCTGCGGCCGCCCGTCTTCCAAATCGAAGAACTCCCGCGGCCAATCTCGGAAGAATTCGATCTTGACACCCCCGGCTGTGACGCTATTTTCCGCTCCTCATGCCGGTTACACACTGGGGGCGGGCGCAAGGGCCGGACGGAACCGGTTCCAGGGCGGTCGCGCATGGACGCATGGAGGGGAATCAATGGGCCGCATGTTCGCCGTGATGGTCGTCGCGTTCGTCGTGTCGGTGGGGTCCGCGTCCGCCCAGGGGATGTCGTTCAAGCCGATCGACACGACAAAACTCGTTGTCCAACCAGCGGATGCAACGACCAACATTCTTTCGGGAACGTCCAAGGTGGTGAGTCGCAGCGTGGCCGGAGTGGTCGACAGCAATAAGTTCGTTCGCGCGATCAATACTCTTTTCGGGAAAAAAGCCACACCGACGACGCTGCCGACCCAGAGCGGGCTCAGTGCAATCCCGGCCGCCGGTTCGTACCCGTCGACCACATATCGGAATTCGTTTACGCCAGCGATGCCATCGTCGCACATTTTCGGACAGTCCGCTGGACGCTAACGAGTTCTCAGTACGACATTGTGAGGAGCCCGGTGGACGACCGCCGGGCTCCTTGCTTTTTCACGATTTGAGGAACCATACCCCGGTTCCGGTGTTCTAATAGTGTGAGCCGATGAATCGGATTACACATTTCACCTTGCCGGGGATGCTTCATGTCTCGGTTCTTACTTCTGGCTGCCGTAATTTCGGCTCTGAGCGCTGGGCTACCCAGTTTGGCCCGCGCCGAAGACGACAAAAAGCCGGCCACGGATGACAAAAAGCCGGCCGACGACAAGAAACCAGCTGCGGATGACAAAAAGCCGGCTGCGGCCGACGACAAGAAAGCGGCCGACGACAAGCCGGCCGAGGAGAAGAAGTCAACCGGCAGCGGCTTCCCGACGTTAACCAAGCCGAAATCACCGGACTGGTCTGGGTTTGTGACGGTGGGAGACGTCGTGGGGGAAGTGATCAAGGTCGATACCGACACCTTCACTCTCCGCGTCACCTGGCTGCAACCGGGTAAAACCAACACGCCCAGGAACTGGAACCACTCGAGCAGTGGTCGATCACCCCAGGCCCAGATGCAGCACATGCAGCAGATGGAACAGCAGATGATGCGGATGCAAGCGCAGGCCATGAGAAACGCCAAGCAGCAGCACCACGATTACAACTTGACCTTCGCCGACGAAGGCATGGTCCGGCTGACGAAACTGCCCCCGAAGAAGGACGAGAACGGGAAAACAATCGGGTACACGGAAAAGGAAATGGACGCCTTCAAGACGCCGGTCAACGTGAAGGGGTACTTGGTCGATCGTTCCGAACTGAAAGTCGGCAGCATCGCGGACGTCGTCATGGTCCGCCCCAAATCGGTCCCGGCCAATAAGGCGACCATCGCCGACCTGCGGGTAAAATACGCGTACATCGTCGGCACCGACCCCAACCCGCCGACCCAAACGGCCCAGAACAAGAACGCCAAAAAGGCCAACTGAGCCGCTCGCCTTCGGTGATGAAAACTGATCGTGAGCGGGGCGCGGATCATTTCCGCGCCCCGCTCACGATCTTTTCTTTTTATCGCTCGTCAACCAGCTGTCGCGATCCACGACGGTAAAATCGAACCTCTCGATAAGTTGTACCCACTCGGCAAGATCAATCGAATCTTCTGGTTCCTCACAAAAATCGACAGACGGATGATACGCGAGCTATACTTGCCGCGCCGAATTTGCGGAGACCGGCCGCGCCGCGGGAGTTAGCGATGCAACTTTACTGTCCGACCTGCCAAGCCACCTTCGCGGGGTCCGTTCGCTGCCCGCGCTGCGAGGACCGGTTGGTGACGCCGGCCGAGGCGTTCGCCTCCGGCGCCGAACACGCCGAGGAACCGCCCGCCTTGATCCGACCGACGGGCCTGGCTCGTATCGTTGTCGGCTGCGTCGTCGCACTCGGGTTGTTCGTCGGCCTGCGCGAATGGGTACACGCGGCACTCGCGGCCGTCCTGTCGGGCTCGGACGGCGAGCAATCGATCGCCTACCTCGCCCCGGGTGCCTTCCTGACCGTCCTTCTGCGAATGGTTGGTGTCGTCGTCGGCGGGCTCATGAGTGGAGCCGGGCGGTCGCGCGGGTGGGCGACCGGGGCTTGTACGGGCGTCTTGTGCATCGGGCTCTTCGCGGTACTCGACGCGGCCAACGAGGCACCTCCGGGGGTCGGTGCCGGCGTCGCGGCGGCGGTCGCAATCCTGTTGGCGACCGTGGCCGGGTGGGTCGGCGGACGGACGTGGCCGGCCCCGGCCGAACTTCCGGAACCGCCCGACCCCTCGCAACGCAGCTCCCTGGCCCGGTTGGTCGAGCGCGAGGAAAAGGCGAGCGGCCCCCGCCCGACTCTGTGGTTCCGACTGCTGATCGGAACGGTGATCGCGTGTGCGGGGTTCGCGGGCGCGGACGCGATTCGGATCGGGATGAAACGAGCGGCTCCGGGCATGCTCAATTTCGGCGGGGCGGCCCACGCGGCGGCGACGGACGCCGAGATCGCCCTGCTCCTGGTCGTGGCCGGCGGCGTACTTGTCGGTTCGTCGACCGGAGCCGGTCTCCGGCACGGCCTCATTTCGGGATTCCTGACCGGACTCGCCTGTATCGCCAGCTCATTCGTCCAACAGGACGTGACGGCGCAGACGACCAGCGGCGTGGCAGAATTGTTCGGCGTATCCCAGGCTCAAGCGTCGCCCGGCTTGACGGCGGTCGTGGTTTGCACGGCCGTGTTCGTGGCCACCGCATTCGGGGGGTGGCTGGGCGGTCAACTCTTCCCGCCCGTCGTGCCAGTTCACCTGCGGAAACGCCGAAAACTGTTCGATTGAGCCGCCCGTAAAACGACGGAACGCGCGATCCTCATCGCGCGTTCGTGGTCGACGTCGGCTCGGTCTTGCCCGAGGGCGTCCAAACTACGCCTTTTTGGTCAACAACTCGCGTTCGATGAAAGTCGTGTCCACACGGCCCTCAATGAACGCGGGCGTTTGGAAAATCTCCTGGTGGATGGGGATCGTCGTGTGGATCCCCTCGACGACGAACTCCCGGAGCGCGCGGCGCATGGTCGCGAACGCCTCGGCCCGCGTCGGCCGGTGGACGAGCAACTTCGCCACCATCGAGTCGTAGTTCGGCGGGACGCGGTAGCCGGTGACGACGTGCGTGTCGAGCCGCACGCCGGGGCCGCCGGGCGGCTGCCACTTCGTGACGACCCCGGCCGACGGGCGGAAATCTCGGGACGGGTCTTCCGCGTTGATCCGGCACTCGATCGCGTGCCCGCGGGTGACGATCTCGCTCTGGGCGTACCGCAGTTTCTCGCCGGCCGCGACCCGGATTTGCTCGCGGATCAAGTCGACCCCCGTGACCAGCTCCGTGACCGGGTGTTCGACCTGGATGCGGGCGTTGACCTCGATGAAGTAAAACTTGTTGTCCTTATCCACCAGGAACTCGCACGTACCGGCCGAGTAGTAGTTCGCGGTCTTCACGAGGCGGACGGCCGCCGCGCAGATGTCTTCGCGGACCTGGGCGGGCAGGTTCGGAGCCGGCGACTCCTCGACCAACTTCTGGTGCCGCCGCTGGAGCGAACAGTCTCGCTCGAACAAGTGGATCACGTTCCCGTGTTTGTCACCGAGTACCTGGATCTCAATGTGGCGGGGTTTATCGAGGTACTTTTCGAGGTAGACGTTGCCGTCTTTGAACGCGGCCTCCGCTTCCTGCCGGGCCTGGGCCAGGCCGGTCGCGAGGGTGGCGTCGTTTTGGGCGACCCGCATCCCCTTACCGCCCCCGCCGGCTACCGCCTTGATGAGCACAGGATACCCGACTTGGGCGGCGAACCGCAGGGCTTCTTCGTCCGTGTGGACGACGCCCTCGCTGCCGGGGACGGTCGGCACGTTGGCTTTTTTGGCGAGCTGCTTGGCCCGGTCCTTGTTCCCGACCTGGGCCATGGCCGCCTCGGGCGGGCCGATGAACTCGATCTTGCAGGTCCGGCAGACCTCGGCGAAGTGCGCGTTCTCGGACAGGAACCCGTACCCGGGGTGGATCGCGTCGGCGTTCACGACCTCGGCCGCGGCGATGATCCGCTGGATCTTGAGGTAGCTGTCGGTCGCCGGGCCGGGGCCAATGCAAACGGCCCGGTCGGCCAGGGCGAGGTACGGGGCGCCGCGGTCCGCTTCCGAATACACGACCGCGACCTCGATCCCCAGATCCCGGCAGGCGCGGATCACCCGCAGCGCGATCTCCCCGCGGTTCGCCACTAAAATGCGCTGAAACATGTCGCTTCCAAGGGATGGTTGTCGTCGTCGCGCCGGCCCCCGGGTACGCACTCACGCGCCCGGGCGCGTGAGGCACGCCGGAGGGATCCGGTCGTCGCGTCGGCGGAGTGAGGGGAGTCAGGAGCCGGTGTCGACGCGGAAGAGGACGGTGCCGAACTCGACGGGCTCGCTGTTTTTCACGAGAACCTCGGCGATCGTCCCGGCACACCCGGCTGTCACTTCGTTGAAGATTTTCATCGCCTCGATCTGGCAGATGACAGAGTTCGGCTTGATCGTGCTGCCGACCTTCACGTAGTCGTCCTTGTCGGGCTTGGGCTTGCTGTAGAACGTGCCCACCATCTCGGATTTGACGTCGTGCAATTTTTTCCCAGCCGGCGCCGGGGCGGCCGACGCGGCCGGGGCGGAAGCCATCGGGGCCGCGGCCGCGGGGTGATAGGCTACGGGTGCGACGGCGACCGGTTCGCCACCCTTGCGGAGGCGGATCTTGTGGTCGCCTTCCTGGAGCGAGATCTCGGTCAGTTCGTGCTGGCCCATCAGGCCGATGAGGTGTTCGACGGTCTTGACGTCGAACGGGCGGGGGTCGCCGGATTTGGGGTCGCTTGCCACCGTGGGCCTCTGGATACCGGATGATGACGGGCGCTCCCGCCCGGATGGCCCGGGCGGGGAACCAAGAGCATCCTTATCCTATGGCTCCGGGGTCGCGCGGCAGGGTGGTCAGGCGGGTCGCCCCGTCCTTCGTGACCAGATAATCGTCCTCGATCCGGATGCCGCCCCAGTCCGGGATGTAAATCGCCGGTTCGATGGTGATGACCATTCCGGATTCGAGGACGTCCGTCGAGTTCGATCGGATGCGGGGGGCCTCGTGGATTTCGAGGCCGATCCCGTGCCCGAGCCCGTGGGTGAAGTAGTCCCCGAACTTGGCGGCCGCAATGACTTTGCGGGCGGCCGCGTCCACGTCCTTGGCCGCGGCCCCGTCGCGGACGGCGGCCACAGCCGCGTCGTGCGCGGCGGCCACCACGTCGTACACTTTGTCGAAGTCGAACCCGACCCGTTCGTGCTTGTTCCGCCGCGTCGGCGCGGTCCCGAACGGGGACTTGAAAGTACGGGTGATGTCGCTCTTGTAGAGCATGTCCGCACCCCAGTCGACGAGCAACTTGCTGCCCTCCCCGAGCGCGCGGTCGGTGGGCGGCGCGTGGGGCAGGGCGCCTCGTTCGCCGACGGCCACGATCGGCGGGAACGCGGCCCCCCGGGCCCCGGACCGCCGGATGTACCCTTCCATCGCGTTCACGAGGTCTTTTTCGGTATCCTGCTCGCGGATCGTCGCCTTGAACATCGAGAAGGCGCGCTCGGCGGCCCGGACGGCGGCCCGGATCTGCTCGATCTCGGACGGGTCTTTAATCACTCTCTGAGACTCGACCCTGGTCTTGGCGGCCGCGAACGTCACCTTCGGGGCGGCCTGTTGAAGTGCGTCGGTCGCCCCCAGGGTGGCGTGGTCGGCTTCGAGGCCCACCGATTTGGTCCCGGCCTTGGTGAGGACTTCACCCGCGGCCTCGGCGATCGTTTTCGAGTGCGGGCGGACGTGGACGTCGATCCCCTCGCACTCTTCTTTGACTTGTTGTTCGAACCGGGCATCGGTCACGAGAATGTACTTCTTGTCCGACGCGACGAGGTAGCTCCCGTCGCCGGTGAACCCGGTGAGGTAGGTCACGTTCACCGGGTTGGTGACGAGCAGGGCGTCCATCCCGTCGTCGTTCTTCAGATTCCGGGCGAGCGTCTGACGACGCAGGTTGAGGTAATCCATGGCTTCTTTGTTTGGGCGAAGGACAGGGTGCTTTGTAGAAAAAAATGTCCGAGAACGCAGTGTGTCAGACTGATTCTCGTACTGTAAACATATATAGGATTTTTCGTCAGTCGAGCCGAAAACTGGAGAAACTGTAACACATCCCAGTCTGGGGCTCTCACGATTGAGCGCGGGGATTACTCTTAGAACCCGCCGCGATGAGGCCGTTGTTATTCACAGGCGCCTATGTTTCCTATCTTTCTTTCGCTTCCCGGGCGGACCGTCGTCGTCGTGGGCGGCGGGCGGGTCGGCGGGCGGCGAGCCCGGGCCGCGGCCGCAGCTGGCGCCGCCGTCCGCGTCGTCGACCCCGCTCCCCCGGCCGGTGCGTCCGTCATAGACGGAATCACCTGGGTTCCCGAGGCGTACCAACCCGACCACCTCGCCGGGGCCGCCCTCGTCTTCGCTTCGGCCCCCGCGGCGGTCAACGCCCGCGTCGTCGCGGACGCGAAGGCCCGGAATGTGTTGGTGTGCGACGCAGCCGAGCCGGACCGCGGCGACTTCACCCTGCCGGCCGTCGGCCGCCGGGGCGAGCTGGTCGTCGCCGTCGGCACCAACGGCGCGGCTCCGGCTCTGGCCCGCCGGGTCCGCGACCAGATGCTCGCCGGGGTCGATGATTCGTTCGTGGCCTGGGTTGGAATTCTGCACGAACTGCGGTCGGTTCTTCGCAACAGCGTCCTCGATCCGGCCGTTCGGGCCGCGCTTCTGACGGAATTTTCCAGTGACGAATGGCTGGATCGCGTCCGGGCGGACGCACCGGCCGCCCGGGCCGCGATGGGCGATCGCGTCCGCGCGTCCGCGTCATCCCTCCCGCCGGGCGTATAATCAAGGATGCTCCCCGGCCCCCAGGTTCATTCACCGATGTTGGCCCCGCTTCTCCGCGTTTCCCTCGCCTGCTTCGGGCTGAGTTACGCACTGGCCTTACTCCTCGAACTCGCTCGCCTCCGCTGGCCGGGCCGCGTGCCGCGGATCGCCGGGCTGGCCTTCGGGGCACTCGGCCTGTTCGCGCACACCCTGTACCTGCTCGTCAACCAGCCGACCCCGGCCGCCCCCTTCGGCGGCCTGCTCGCCGTCGCGTGGGTGCTGGCCGTCTTTTACCTTTACGGGGCCGTCCACCACGCGAACCGAGCCTGGGCGGTGTTCGTCCTCCCGGTCGTCCTCGGACTGGTGGTACTGGCCCTGACCCACGCCGCCGACCCGTCCCCGGAAAGCGACCCGGAAGCCGTCGCCTGGCCCGCGGCCATTCGCTTTTGGGGTGCCGTCCACGGGCTTTTACTCCTGCTCGCGGCGGTCGGCGTCTGCGTCGGGTTCCTCGCGAGCGTGATGTACCTGGTCCAGGCCCGTCGCCTACGTGATAAGACTAACCCACTAGGCGGCATGAAATTACTCAGCCTGGAGCGGCTCGAAGCGATGAACCGTCGGGCGGTCAATCTCGCGTTCCCCCTTCTGACCGTCGGACTCTTGCTTGGCGGCGTGTTGCTCCGTCATTACGACGACCTCGCCGACACCGTGTTCTCGGTCAAGGTCGTCGGAACAATCTGTTTGTGGCTAGTGTTTTTGGTGTTGCTCTATTTGCGATACTCGGCCCATGTCCCGGGGCGGCGGCTCGCCCTTTGTACAGTGCTGGCGTTCGGCCTGATGATCGTGGTTCTCGCGGCGGCGCACCCAATCCTTCAAGGGGGCGACCGATGAACTTCCGCGTGATTGGATGCAACTTTCGGACCGCTCCGGTCGAACTGCGGGAACGGCTCGCCTTCGACGACGCGAAACGCACGAAGGCGGTCACCGAATTGGCCGCCCGGTACGGGGTCGAGACCGTGCTGATCAGCACGTGTAACCGGGTCGAGCTGTACGTCGCCCGGCCGGGCGGCGAGTTGGCGTTCAACGCCGGTCTGGCGGCCGAATTTCTGGCCGAAGTACACGGCGTCCCGGTCGAAGCAGTCAGCCCCCTGCTTTACGAACACTCCGCCGCGTTGAGTGTCCGGCACTTGTTCCGGGTGGCCGCGAGCCTGGACAGCCTGATCGTCGGCGAGGGGCAGATCGTCGGACAGGTCAAACAGGCGTTCCAGGACGCACTCCAGCTGGGGGCGACCGGCCCACTGTTAAACGCCGCCTTTCAACACGCGCTCCGGGTGGCTGGTCGGGTCCGCACCGAAACCGGGATCAGCAAGGGGCACGTGTCGGTGTCGAGCGTGGCGGTCGATTACGTCAAGCAGGTATTCGACCACTTTACTGACAAAACGGTACTCATTATCGGCGCGGGCAAGATGGGCCGGCTCACGCTCAAGCACCTCCAGGCGCTAAACCCGGGTCGCATCTTGGTCACGAACCGCAGCCCGCAAAAGGCGGTCGAGGTGGCGGCCGGGTGCGGCGGCACGGCGGTCCCGTGGGACGACCTCGACCACGCCCTGATCGCCGCCGACATCGTGATCTCGACGACCGGCGCCCCCGAACCGATCATGCCGCGGGCCCGGTACGTCGACCGCGTCCTGCCAAAACGGGTCGGGACGCAAGTGATCCTGGACATCGCCGTCCCCCGCGACTTCGACCCGGCGATCCACGACGGCGATCGCGTCTGCCTGTTCAACATCGACGACCTCGTCCGCGTCCGCGAGCAGACGATCGCGAAGCGGCAGCGGTTCGTCCAACCGGCCGAGGTGATTGTCGAACAAGAAGTGAAAAAGTTCGTCGAAGACTGGAACCGTCGGCGGAACGGCCCCGTCATCGGCCAAATGACGGCCGGGGCGGACAAGATGCGCTCAGAAATCGTGACATCGTTGTTAACGAAACTGAACGGAAAGTTAACGCCCGGCGACAAGGATTACATCGAAGGTGCGTTCCGACTGTTCCAGAACAAGCTTCTGCACGGGCCAAAAGCCGCGCTCGAAGAAGCCAGCCGCCAAGGGCACGGGGGGGCAATGTTAGAGGCGGTGAAGAAACTATTCTGGCTCAAGGAGTGACAGTCGATTACTCCTGTGCTGCACATGCCAATCGCGTTTGCCAATTCTTGAGCGATTATACACTCCGCGGCCGGGAGTGTGCGGTGCCCGCTCTGCCTCCCGCAAGCCGCGAACGGGGTTCGTTCCCGACCGGATGGCGTCTCGTCAGTGTCACAGTGGCCGACTCTCCGGAATAGATGTGTTGTTGGTCACGCGGACGGTTCGGCTCGCTGACCACAGACTAACCTTGCGCAAATCGGAATCCGACCGCATTCCGGTCGAAGCGGGTCGTACAGCAGGGAGGGTTTTTGCGCTTATTGCGCCGTAAATCGTGTTTTCTGATTGAGCATCGACAACGATACCCATGTATGAGGGGGCCTGCGGTGACGGTCGGGATCACTCGGTCGCTAACTGCGTCAGCTCGCACACGTTCCCCGTTCGCGACGCAGAGGAAATGACGATGGGAAATGGCGGAATCTCGCCCAGCCGAACGCGCGCCCCGGCGTTCGACGCGAATAATGTGCCGGGTGACTTTCGGTGCAATCCACGGAGGCGACGGGATGACCGAACTGCGGGTTCACGAGTTACTTCAGGCGGCTTATGTGGCTGGCGAGGTGGCGCCGTTCGATCTGGCGGCGGAGCGCTGGGGTGACGAGTCGCTGTCCGACGCAAAGACCGCCGCCGACACACTCGTGTCACTCCGGTTGGCCAAGTTCACCGACGAGGGCCGCACTCTCCTCGCCCCGACGAACGCCGGCCGGTACTGGGCGCTTCACGGCGGATTTCTGGCATTTTTGAAGGAAGAGCCGGAGAAGACCGCCGGCAAGAATCGCAGCTCGGAAGCCGAGGCGCTGCGAGCCAATTACATGGCCCTGCGGCTGAAGACCTTCTGGTGGTCTTTCGGCATGTCCGTGACCGGCTTCGTGATCGCCGTCCTCTCGATGATCGTGGCCCTCTGTTCCGGCGAAATACCCCATCGCTGGCGGTGAGTAGGTTCACGGGTACTCCTCAATCCTCTTCGGCCCATTCACCTCACCAGTCTTTATGGCAGCCAGTAAGGTGTGCCCGGCCACCCCTTTCAACATATTATGTTCGTATGTCTTTGAGGATTCGCGCGGTCGCGACATGCTTCTTGGCCGCGAACCGGGTTCGCCGCGGCTTGGGTTTCTTGGGCCCCCGTTTCGCGGCCCGATACCGGGCCACCTTGGCACGCCGGGCGACCGCGATCAACCACGCCGCCATCTGGGCCGCCGACCACTCCCGGATGACGTCCCACGTGTCCGCCGGGACCGCGATGTCCAGGCCCGGAAGGATGGTCGCGATCTCTAACCCGATGTGGTAATCGGACAGCGGGGCGGCCGTCGGGTGGGCCACCCGGGCGGCCGCGGCCACCACCGCGTACACGTTCCCGCACGCCACCGCCACACCGAACCCGAACAAGGCGGCCGCCGGATACCGAGCGTGTTGACCTCGCATTGGAGGACCGTGGTCAACCGCTGGAACAGGGGCTCGACCGTCCACCGCTCGAGGTACAGGTCGGCGATCGCCCCGGCGTCGGCCACCGCCACCGGCACGTTAGTCACGATCTCGATCACCGTGTCCCCGTCTTCGGTCGGGCGGTCGAGGGTCAACCGTACCCGCCGGACGACTAACGTCGCGCCCCCCGGCCCGATCAGGGTGAGCGTCTGCTCGGTCAGCGTCCCGGTGGCCGTCCGCCCGGCCGCCTGCCAGTCCGATTCGTGGTCCCACGACAGGGTCGACGCGTGCCGCCGGAGGACGAAGTACCCGCCCCGGTCGGACACCCCGAACACGAACCCGGTGGTGCAGAAGTTGCGATCCCCGAGCCACACGTCCCGAGGGGCTACGGACGCCACGATGGGCCCGAGCAGAGCCCGCTCCTGGGCGTGCCCGTCGTCCGAACACACGATGTCCAGGGCCAACCCGAGGGCCGGGTCGAGGACCACCAGGGTTTGCCCCGGGAGCGGCCCGGCGGCCACGTCCCGCAACGGTTGGAGTCGCCGCGGGGTCTTCGCCACGTGGTTCCCGTCGAGGATCTTAAGTCGATACCCCGGGAGCCGATCCGGGGCCGCCCCGCCCATCGCCCGGAGGACCGGTTCCAACCGGGCGGCCGTGTGCCGGACGAGGGCCGCCCCGGCGGCCGACGGCATCCGGTTCCGGCGGGCGTACACGTCCGACACGGTCACCGGGAGATCGGGCGTGGCCCGGGCGGCGGCGTGGATCGACGGGTGAATCCGGCACACCACGGTCGACATCAAGTCGACGCACGTGGAGAACAGGAGGGTTCGCCCGGCCCGCGGCCCGACGGTCTGGTCGAACAGAGCGTCGACGGCGTCCGTCGCGAGCGCGTATTCGAGGGCTCCGCGGGCGGCGACGGCCAACGGGGTGGCGGTCAGGAATCGCGACAGGACGGCATTCAGGAGCATGGGAGATCTTTCCCGGAGTTTTCCGCAAACCACGCCATGATATACTATTCCGAAGATCGCTCCGTGTTGAAAGGGGTGCTTCCGATCAGCCTACACCGATCCTGAGCCGTGCCAAACGAACGCTCGACACGTCCCTTCGCCTGGGGACTGTGCGCCCGAATCAACTCAACGGCCAG
The DNA window shown above is from Fimbriiglobus ruber and carries:
- a CDS encoding RNA polymerase sigma factor, with translation MAARGVIGFVRRFADPDGYARMTDRELLGRFSDVRDETAFETLVARHARLVRSAIVRVLVDPGDIDDATQATFLILVRRAGRTDWEPGLGPWLYGVAHRVAVRLRARNRRRPVSLGNADPGNSAPLPEPGWQETCDLLHTELDRLSDKYRLPLLLCYLEGQTRDEAAAALGVTTGTVKGRVRRGCELLRRRLARRGVSLSVGLLAAVDFACPPALTAAVIRGTPAPRVTELVLEVTRAMTPASNRLFVFGLVAAIGLVAAAGLVVGFSPEPVRPLPAAAPVPRVAPAAEFLVKHPTYTCYSRTRLK
- the accC gene encoding acetyl-CoA carboxylase biotin carboxylase subunit — protein: MFQRILVANRGEIALRVIRACRDLGIEVAVVYSEADRGAPYLALADRAVCIGPGPATDSYLKIQRIIAAAEVVNADAIHPGYGFLSENAHFAEVCRTCKIEFIGPPEAAMAQVGNKDRAKQLAKKANVPTVPGSEGVVHTDEEALRFAAQVGYPVLIKAVAGGGGKGMRVAQNDATLATGLAQARQEAEAAFKDGNVYLEKYLDKPRHIEIQVLGDKHGNVIHLFERDCSLQRRHQKLVEESPAPNLPAQVREDICAAAVRLVKTANYYSAGTCEFLVDKDNKFYFIEVNARIQVEHPVTELVTGVDLIREQIRVAAGEKLRYAQSEIVTRGHAIECRINAEDPSRDFRPSAGVVTKWQPPGGPGVRLDTHVVTGYRVPPNYDSMVAKLLVHRPTRAEAFATMRRALREFVVEGIHTTIPIHQEIFQTPAFIEGRVDTTFIERELLTKKA
- the accB gene encoding acetyl-CoA carboxylase biotin carboxyl carrier protein, translating into MASDPKSGDPRPFDVKTVEHLIGLMGQHELTEISLQEGDHKIRLRKGGEPVAVAPVAYHPAAAAPMASAPAASAAPAPAGKKLHDVKSEMVGTFYSKPKPDKDDYVKVGSTIKPNSVICQIEAMKIFNEVTAGCAGTIAEVLVKNSEPVEFGTVLFRVDTGS
- a CDS encoding M24 family metallopeptidase translates to MDYLNLRRQTLARNLKNDDGMDALLVTNPVNVTYLTGFTGDGSYLVASDKKYILVTDARFEQQVKEECEGIDVHVRPHSKTIAEAAGEVLTKAGTKSVGLEADHATLGATDALQQAAPKVTFAAAKTRVESQRVIKDPSEIEQIRAAVRAAERAFSMFKATIREQDTEKDLVNAMEGYIRRSGARGAAFPPIVAVGERGALPHAPPTDRALGEGSKLLVDWGADMLYKSDITRTFKSPFGTAPTRRNKHERVGFDFDKVYDVVAAAHDAAVAAVRDGAAAKDVDAAARKVIAAAKFGDYFTHGLGHGIGLEIHEAPRIRSNSTDVLESGMVITIEPAIYIPDWGGIRIEDDYLVTKDGATRLTTLPRDPGAIG
- a CDS encoding precorrin-2 dehydrogenase/sirohydrochlorin ferrochelatase family protein, yielding MFPIFLSLPGRTVVVVGGGRVGGRRARAAAAAGAAVRVVDPAPPAGASVIDGITWVPEAYQPDHLAGAALVFASAPAAVNARVVADAKARNVLVCDAAEPDRGDFTLPAVGRRGELVVAVGTNGAAPALARRVRDQMLAGVDDSFVAWVGILHELRSVLRNSVLDPAVRAALLTEFSSDEWLDRVRADAPAARAAMGDRVRASASSLPPGV
- the ccsA gene encoding cytochrome c biogenesis protein CcsA; the protein is MLAPLLRVSLACFGLSYALALLLELARLRWPGRVPRIAGLAFGALGLFAHTLYLLVNQPTPAAPFGGLLAVAWVLAVFYLYGAVHHANRAWAVFVLPVVLGLVVLALTHAADPSPESDPEAVAWPAAIRFWGAVHGLLLLLAAVGVCVGFLASVMYLVQARRLRDKTNPLGGMKLLSLERLEAMNRRAVNLAFPLLTVGLLLGGVLLRHYDDLADTVFSVKVVGTICLWLVFLVLLYLRYSAHVPGRRLALCTVLAFGLMIVVLAAAHPILQGGDR
- the hemA gene encoding glutamyl-tRNA reductase, whose translation is MNFRVIGCNFRTAPVELRERLAFDDAKRTKAVTELAARYGVETVLISTCNRVELYVARPGGELAFNAGLAAEFLAEVHGVPVEAVSPLLYEHSAALSVRHLFRVAASLDSLIVGEGQIVGQVKQAFQDALQLGATGPLLNAAFQHALRVAGRVRTETGISKGHVSVSSVAVDYVKQVFDHFTDKTVLIIGAGKMGRLTLKHLQALNPGRILVTNRSPQKAVEVAAGCGGTAVPWDDLDHALIAADIVISTTGAPEPIMPRARYVDRVLPKRVGTQVILDIAVPRDFDPAIHDGDRVCLFNIDDLVRVREQTIAKRQRFVQPAEVIVEQEVKKFVEDWNRRRNGPVIGQMTAGADKMRSEIVTSLLTKLNGKLTPGDKDYIEGAFRLFQNKLLHGPKAALEEASRQGHGGAMLEAVKKLFWLKE
- a CDS encoding transposase; its protein translation is MLLNAVLSRFLTATPLAVAARGALEYALATDAVDALFDQTVGPRAGRTLLFSTCVDLMSTVVCRIHPSIHAAARATPDLPVTVSDVYARRNRMPSAAGAALVRHTAARLEPVLRAMGGAAPDRLPGYRLKILDGNHVAKTPRRLQPLRDVAAGPLPGQTLVVLDPALGLALDIVCSDDGHAQERALLGPIVASVAPRDVWLGDRNFCTTGFVFGVSDRGGYFVLRRHASTLSWDHESDWQAAGRTATGTLTEQTLTLIGPGGATLVVRRVRLTLDRPTEDGDTVIEIVTNVPVAVADAGAIADLYLERWTVEPLFQRLTTVLQCEVNTLGIRRPPCSGSVWRWRAGTCTRWWPRPPGWPTRRPPRCPITTSG